TTTTCAAAGGCTGAAACAACAACACCGCTTCGCGCGTCTGTGACAGTGACGATATCCGCCGCATCCCGCGTGATCAGAATGTCCCGGATCGCGACCGGCGCACCGGTTTGGTGCTTGACGACGCCAATGCCGGTTGTCTGACCAAAAACCACCGCTGCGACTGCAAAACTCAAAAGCAATGCCGTCCCGATCAGGATCCTGCGCGGAAACTGTTTGCCGCGCCGTCCTTTGCGGTCCGAGAAATATCCGAGATGGGAAACCGAAGGCATCGCTCGCTCCTACTCCGCAGCTTCTACAGACGCCGAAACTGCGCCCTGCGGTACGGTGTCATTGTGAGCCAAACGCGAATGACCAGAGGTCACAGCCGCATTCTGGCTGATCGCAAGCGCAAGGAGATCGGCTACTTTCCTGGCGTCGGTCAGGCAGATAAGGCTCGGCTCGACATTCGCAAACCGCCACCCGCGGACATGCGGCCATTGCACCAACCAGGAGATCTGATGCCCTGGCAGGACCTGGATCGCAACATGTCCGGCACCACCGGGAAGGTCGGCCATCGAGATTGCTGCCAGCTGCTTGAACGGCAAATTGAGCGTCATGGAAAACGCGACACCAAAGCGGATGACAACGCGCTGCGTTGTGATGGTGTAAAGCGTCGTCTTGTGGACAGCCCAGGCAAACAACTCCAGCATACCGATCAAGATCGCGGCCAATGCGGTCAATACGGCGACTGAGAACACGATGCCAGCCAAGGGACGGCCATCATAAAGACCGCCAAACACCGCCCATGCTGCCAGGATCAGGAAGTAGCCTGATATCCAACGGTTCTTGAGGAGATGGCGGGCAAGTAGGCGCGTTGAAGGCCGCCCCTGCCACAGCATTTTTTCACCGTTCGGCAGACGTTCAGGCAAACCGGGAACCGGCTCCATTTCATGTTCCCGCGCAACAAACTGTTTCATATCAGCGGCTCCCCACGGTTTTTCAACGCATAGAGGAGACCGGCGCCGAAGTAGGCCGCAATCTTGTCCTCTTCCAGCAAGGTTACCGTGCCTGGTTTCGCATGCGCCGGGACATCAGCAAATTGCTCGGATGTGATTGCATGGACATAAAGATACGGCTTGTTGCCACGGCCACGCTTGATGACGACAAAGTTGTTCGGCAGAAGAACCGTTTTCTCGGCGCCCTCAATCTCAACCTCATAGTAGCGGATCAGAAATTCTGCCCGATCGACCCAGACGTCCTTGACGGTTCCTGCAGAACTGCTGTCACAACCCACAACCGGAAGGCCAATGGGGTCAAGTTCACCGTCAGCGATCGAAAATCCTTCCGCCTCGTTCATCGGGACAATCCGGGCGTCGCCATGAGCGGTCAGATCCGGCGTATCTGCGCGCTCGGCCCATGAGCCGGGCCCAACGCCTGCGAGCAGAGGATTGCCTTCCGGCTCCATCGGATATCCAGGTGCTGGAGAAACCCGTTTGGCATTCAAAGGGCGGTCGTCGCGCTTTAAATCCGGAACCTGAACGGTCCCATGACCGTGTGGCAGAACGAACGTCTTTTTGTCTGGAACAAACAGCCACGGGTCCTTGTTGAACCTGCCTGTGACATCATCTTCTAGCGGATAGCCTTCGCGCCGGTCTTCCTGACGGATGTACCAGATCAACCCGGCGAAAAAGACCCAAAAGACATAGAGCACCACTTGGGCGACATCTATGCTGCCGACGATAGAACCGGTCATGGTCATTCCTCCTAAAACTGGTGCCGATCCGGGATCACCCGGGTATTTCGGCAAGGCCAAAGCGCCTGTCGTCTCCGCGCTCTTGCCGGTATTGGTGCCCGGCCAAGGGACCAAGAACGGCGAGACAGATGAAAAGAAGCGCGATTTCAATATGGTAGACAGCCAGATAACCGGCAGCCTCGTTGTTCATTGCAGATCCGAGCAGCCCATCCAGCGCAAGGATGTTGACGCCATTCTTGATCAGACCGCCCAGCAACAGGCTGACGCCGATGGCGGTCGCCTGGACCGCTCCCCAGGCGCCAACAAGAATGCCGCTGTCAGCGCGTTTCGAAATGCTCATGGCTGCCAGCATGGTGCAGACTGCAAAAAGACCACCGCCAAGCCCGACACCCGCGGCACCGCCGTAGAACAGCATGTCAGTCTCAAGCGGCGATGCAAAAACAATGGCAGAGAAAGCGGCAATACCGATCAAGAGGCCACGGGCGGCGATCCTGTACATGTGGGCGCCGCGGTTAAGGCTGTGCGCTGCCCAGGCAAATCCTGCCATCGTGCCAGCGGCCCAAAGCGCCGTCAGCAGCGTGGTTTGGCCGACCGTCATGCCAAGGATCTCGCCACCATAGGGCTCCAGCAAGATATCCTGCATGGAAAACGCTGCAGACCCGATCGCGACAGCAATCAACAAGCGGACGGTGCCCGGTTCGCACCAATAGTCGGCCAAAGCCTCAAAGAACCCGGCAACTTTCCTGTCGTGAGACGTTCGGGCCGGATTACGCGCTTCCTGCTTCCAGGCGGAAATCACGTTGAGCGCCAGGGTTAGAAGCGCTGTGCTCTGGATCACCTGAATGAGCCGTTTTGGCGAAAAGTCGGCGAGGAAGATGCTGTAGAAGATCGAAGCGGCGATCATACCCGCCAGCAGCATCACATAAAGCAGCGCAACAACACGGGGCCGCTTGTCTTGCGGAACCAGATCCGTTGCGAGCGCAAGACCCGCAGTTTGCGACATGTGCAAACCAAAGCCGGCGAATAGAAAGGCAAGACCTGCCAGCACGGTTCCAGCCCAGGCCGGTCCAACACTTTGGGATTCGAGCAGCAAAAGCGCGAACGGCATGAAGGCCAGTCCGCCGAACTGCAAGATGGTGCCGAACCAGAGATAGGGAACACGCCGCCAGCCGAGCACCGACTTGTAGGTATCCGAACGATAGCCGAAGAAGAGCCTCAAGGGTGCTGCCAGAACCGGGATTGCCACCACGGCAGAAACCAATGCAACGGATACCCCGAGCTCGACAATCAGAACCCGGTTGAGCGTTCCGGTCAAAAGCACCAAGACACAGCCCGCAGACACCTGGAAGAGCGCGAGGCGAAGAAGACGTGACAGCGGCACGTCCTTTGTTGCCGCGTCCGCAAACGGCATGAAGTTGACCCCGGCGGTCTGCCAGAAGCCGATCATCCTGTCTGATGCGGACTTGAACATCATGGCCGGATCACCTCCATGGCCTGGGAGGTGTAAAAACCGACTGAAATCCGGTGCGTTCGGCCACTCGTCCAACCGGCCATATGCGGCTGATGCACGAGCTGGTCAACCAGCCGCTCCGGGTTGGCCGGATAGATGGCCGGGGCCCTGTCGGCCCGCGGAAATGCCTTGCCGATCATCAGCATGGCTTTCAGGAGATGCGAACTCGGGGCCAAAGTGAACAAAAGGCTCTTGCTGGTGCGCTCGGCAAACTGCTCGAGCACCTTCTTGGCATCCTCGGGGGCGTAGTGAATGAGAACGTCCATGGCGACGACCGCATCGAACTGTCCCAAATGCGGATCCAGCATATCCCCGCTTTTGAACGTCACGGTTCCGTGCGGATGGCCGTTGAGGCGGCTCATCTGCTCAGCGGCACGCTGGCGGGCGAAGGAAACCATCTGCGCCGACAGATCAATGCCAACCACGTCCGCCCCACGTGCGACCAATTCCATGGACAACACGCCAGAACCGCAGCCGGCGTCGAGAATGCGCCAACCGGTGAGATCCTGCGGAAGCCAGCTTGCCAGGGTTGACCGCATGTCTTCACGGCCCTGGCGCACAGTAGCCCGAATCCCGCTTACCGGCTGATCGCCGGTCAGCTTTTTCCAGGCATCGAGCGCCGTGCGATCGAAGTAATGTTCGATCTCACCGATCCGCTGTGTGTAGCTGGCCCGTGTCATATCCGGTTCAAACCTTCTTATTCAAAGCCGAGAAACTCGAAGATTTCCCGGTCTTTCATGGGTTCCGCCTGAAGTGCCTCTGTCCCAGCCCAAAGTTGCTCAGCGAGCTGGAGATACTCATTCTGGATGGCTGCGATTTCAGGAGAGTCACCCATTTCAAAGAGCGTGCTTTTTTTGAGGCGGCTCAGGCGCACATGATCGGAGTCCGGCACGTGGGCGAGACGCTTCAGGCCAACACTGTCATTGTAACGGTCGATCTGGTCCGTTTCGCGGGACCGGTTGGCAATCACTCCGCCGAGGCGCACCTCGTAGTTTTTCGCTTTTGCCTTGATTGCGGCCACGATCCGGTTCATCGCGAAGATGGAATCGAAGTCGTTGGCCGCGACAACAACCGCCCTTTCGGCATGTTGAAGTGGAGAGGCAAAACCGCCGCAAACGACGTCCCCAAGGACATCGAAGATCACCACATCCGTGTCATCCAGAAGGTGATGTTCCTTCAAGAGCTTGACGGTTTGACCGACCACATACCCGCCGCAACCGGTGCCAGCTGGCGGTCCGCCGGCCTCAATGCACTGAACTCCATTGAAGCCCTCGACCATATAGTCTTCTGGGCGCAGTTCTTCTGTGTGGAAGTCAACCTGCTCCAGAATGTCAATCACGGTCGGGATCAGGCTTTTTGTCAGGGTGAATGTGCTGTCGTGTTTCGGATCGCAGCCTATTTGCAGAACGCGCTTGCCGATCTTGGAGAAAGCCACAGACAGGTTGGACGAGGTGGTCGACTTGCCAATACCGCCCTTGCCGTAAATCGCAAAAACCTTGGCACCGTCGATTTCCATCGTCGGATCCAGATGAACCTGGACACTGCCGTCGCCATCCGCACGCTCGCGGAGTTTCTGAGCGGTTTTTGCCTCTTGTGCGGCTGTCTTCGGATGGGTGTAGATGTTCATTCGGCTGCCTCCGTTGCCAGGCCTTCCAGCCGGTCTTCCAGTTCTTCACCCGCCCGGCGCAAAGCCTCGAGCGTTTCTTCGTCAGGTTGCCAGTAATCGCGTTCATGCGCTTCCATCAGCCGTGATGCGACACGGGCTGCAGAGGCTGGATTGAGATCGGCGAGACGCCGACGCATCGTCTCGTCGAGCACATAGGTTTCCGTGATTTTCTGATAGACCCAGGGCTCGACGCCGCCGGTTGTTGCCGACCAGCCAAAGGTATTGGTGACATTGGCTTCGATGTGCCGCACGCCCTCATAGCCGTGCTGGAGCATGCCTTCGTACCATTTCGGATTGAGCGTCCGGGTCCGGGTCTCCAGGGCAACCTGCTCGTCAATGGAACGAACCTTGCCTTCACCTTGTGTCTGGTCAGATATGTAAACGGGGAGTTCCGCGCCGCCCTTGGCCTTTGAAACTGCTTTTGAAAGTCCACCGAGCGTGTCGAAGTAATGCTCGATCGTGGTGACACCGATTTCGACCGATTCAAGGTTCTGATAGGCCATGTCGACGTCTGCGAGAACAGAATCGAGAAGCTCGGTTTGTTTGCTGGTCTTGCCATTGCGGCTGATCGCGAAGCTCTTCCGATTGGTGTAGGTCTCGGCGATTTCCTCGTCATCGGTCCAGGCCGAAGACGAAATCAGCATGTTGACATTGGAACCGTATGTCCCATCCGCATTGGAAAAGACGCGGTAGGCAGCATCTTCCAGATCGCAGCCATTGGCCTCGCAATAGGCAAGCGCGTGTTTGCGAATGAAGTTTTGCTCAACCGGTTCATCGGCGATGGCCGCAAGATAACTCGCTTCCGCAAGCATACTTGCCTGGATCGGCAGGAGATCGCGGAAGATGCCGGACAAGGTCATCACCGCATCGATGCGCGGCCGGTTCAGCTCTTCAAGCGGGATCAACTCGGCCCCGCAGACCCGGTTGTAGAAATCCAACCGTGGCCGCGCGCCCATCAATGCCATGGCCTGAGCCAGCGGCGCACCGCCGGTTTTCAGATTGTCCGTGCCCCACAAAACGATCGCAACGGTTTCCGGCAGCTTGCCATCGTTTTCCAGATACCGTTCCAGAATGAGGGCCGCCTGACGTGCGCCGTCTTCAAGCGCGAACTTGCTTGGAATACCAAACGGGTCAAAGCCGTGAATATTGCGGCCAGTTGGCAGGAGATCCGGCGTGCGCAACAGATCGCCGGACGGGGCTGGCGGTACGAAGCGCGCATCCAGCGCCTGTACCAGGCCGTCAAGTTCCCGATTGTCTGATAAGTCCTGATCGATCTGGGCGAGTTTTTGAACGACAGACTTCGCCTCTTCGTCGAGCTTCTCCGTTGCCGCAGCCAGGGCATCGCGATCGCGATTGGCAATGGCCTGGCACAGCTGCGGGTCGGCAACAAAGCCTGAGTCTGTTTCGACACTCAGTGCCATTTTGGCGAGCATTTCTGAGCGCTCGGACGTGCCCATGCCGCGCCCAGCGATGTGAAGCCCATGCGGAATCAGCGCGTATTCGGTTTCGGTGATGGCCGCTACCAGATGCTGGATAAATTGGTCTTCGGAAAGCTCCGCCGTTTTTCCTGTAAGGTCGAGTTCTTCAGCTTGAACGCGGATCACGTCCAGAAGACGTTCGCGCTCCCCTCTGGCCTCAGGCGCCATGGAGCGGTACTGATCGAGACTGGCTTTCAGACTATTCAGGCCCTTGTAGAGACCAGCTTCCGTGATCGATGGGGTCAGGTAGGAAACAAGCGTTGCCGCAGACCGGCGTTTGGCGATCGAGCCTTCGGACGGATTGTTGGCCGCATAGAAATAGAAGTTCGGCAAGGCACCGAGCAACCGGTCCGGCCAGCAGGTGCCGGACAGTCCGGTGTGTTTGCCCGGCATGAATTCCAGCGCGCCATGCGTTCCAAAGTGAAGAACGGCATCAGCGGCAAATGTTTCGCGCAGGTACGTGTAGTACGCGGCAAAGGCGTGGTTCGGGGCAAATCCGCCTTCAAACAGTAGACGCATCGGATCGCCCTCGTAGCCGAATGACGGCTGGAGAGCGATGAGCAAATTGCCGAACTGGCGGCCGAGAATGTGAATTCCGCGGCCGTTGCTCAAAATCCGTCCCGGAGCCGGTCCCCATTGGGTTTCGATCTCACTCAGGAACTTTTCCTGACGGACGTGATCATCTGCAGAAACTGTCGCATGGACGTTGGCCTCGGTGCCAAAGCGGTCCGAATTGCCCTTGAGGATCATGTCCTGAAGTGTTTGGACGTCGGCTGGCACATCGACGTCGTAGCCTTCCGCTTTCAAGCGCTTCATCGTCTCCAGAAGACTTTCAAAAACGGACAGGAAGGCCGCGGTTCCGATGTTGCCGCCGTTGGGCGGGTAATTGAACAAGGTGGCTGCGATCTTGCGATCTGACCGCGGAGTCTGGCGCAGTTTTGTCATTGCCGCGATCCGGTCGGCAAGCAGACTGACACGTTCATCATCTGGCCGCATGCAAGAACGGCCGGACGGGCATGTTCCAAGCTGGCGGGCGCAAATGCAGCTCTTGCCATTGGCGTCCGATCCGCTGCGGCCACCGATCACCATGGATCCGACGGCACCATCCAGCTCAGGAATTGCAACCATCAAAGTGGTTTCAATCGGGGTAAGCCCTTGCGTTGAGGCCTGCCATCCCTCGCGGCTCTGGAATTCCGTTACGCAGGCTGACAGATAAGGAACGTCAAGTTGCTGAAGGGTTTCTGCTGCAGCGGCAGCGTCGCTGTAGGCCGGACCACCGACAAGTGAAAAACCGGTCAACGAACACAGCGCATCGACCGTTGGCTTGCCATTGGCATCCGTCATGTAGGTTTCGATCGCGGACCGCATATCGAGGCCGGAACAGAACACCGGAACGACATTCAGTCCCCGCGCTTCTAGCGCCGAGATAACGCCGTCATAGTGACCTGTGTCACCGGACAGGATGTAAGTCCGCAGGAGCAGAATCCCGACCGTGCCACTTGCGCCTTTAACAGTTGCAAGATCGCTCTTTTGGATCGTTATCCGCGGTTCGGTGCGCGGATGATAAAGCCCCATATCCGGGTAGTCACTCGGTGGCTTCGCCGTAACTGCCGAGCGCAGCGGCTTCCGTTCACCGGCGGCATATTTGCCGACCAGCAGGCGGACCATGTTGGCAATGTTCTCGTCTGAAGCTGCGATCCGGTACTGCAGGGTCAGGAAATAGTTGCGGACATCCTGGGCGGTGCCGGGGATGTACTTCAGAAGCTTGGGCAGCCGGCGGAGCATCGCCATCTGGCGCTCACCGGCCGTTTTACCGCTCTCCTTGCCACTGTTGGAGCTGCTGCCGCGCAGTTTTTTCAAAAGCGCCAGTGGCCCTTTTTGTTCGCCATTCATGCGGAAGCGGCCCATGGCCGTATACTTCATGATCGTGCCGGCAGACATGCAGCAAACCATGGCGTCACACTCAAGGTGCCGTTCTTCCAGAACGTCAGCGATCGCCTTGACGTGTTCTTCGACGAAGATCATCGAAACAACAATGATGTCGCCTGCCCGGATGGCGTCACGGCAGCGGGCCAGCTTGTCCGGATTGTCCGCCCAATCAGTTGCCGCATGCACCGTGAAAGTCAGGCCCGGCATCTCTTTTTTCAGAGCCCTGCGCGCGTCATCGACGGCTGCTGCGACATGATTGTCGAGCGTAACAAAGACCACCCGGATCGGGAGGTCGTTATCGGGCGAAGTGCGCTTTCGCATCGTATAACGTCTCCACGGTTATCGGGTGAATGCCATTGTCAGTGGCAAAGCTCTCGGTGTTGCGCCGCGCCTTGCCGCGCACAAAAAACGGGATTTTCTTGAGTTCCTTTTCAGCTTCATCAGTCCAGAGTGTTGCGCTTGCTGGCAAAGTGATCTGGTCTTCCACTGAAATACCTGCCGGGGCTGTGTGCTGGTTTGAGGCAGCTGCGGGACTGTGGGCATGCAGATGTGAGGCCGTCGCACCGTCATTGAATTCAAAGTCGTCGCGGAACATGGAAAGCAAATGCTCTTCCAGCCCCATCATCAGCGGATGAACCCAACTGTCGAAGATGACATTGGCACCTTCAAAGCCCATCTGCGGCGAATACCGCGCCGGGAAGTCCTGCACATGCACAGGCGATGAAATGACAGCGCAGGGAACGCGCAGCCGCTTGGCGATGTGGCGTTCCATCTGGGTGCCGAGCACAAGTTCCGGGCGTGCTTCGATGATGGCATCTTCAACGACCAGATGATCATCAGTGATCAGCGCTTCGAGACCGTAGTCCTTGGCCGCAGCCCGCACATCTCGTGCGAACTCGCGCATGTAGGTCCCAAGACCGCAGACCTCAAAGCCAAGTTCGTTCGCGGCAATCCGAGCTGCTGCGATTGCATGCGTCGCATCGCCAAAAATGAACACCCGTTTGCCGGTCAGATAGGTGCTGTCGATAGACCGGGAGTACCAGGTCAGACGGTCCTTGTTTTCTGACGGTGAGGGAACCGACTCAAGACCGGCCAACGCGCGCGCTTCAGCAACAAACCGGCGGGTTTCAGACACGCCGATCGGCACCGTAGACAGATACGGCATGCCATACGCCTTTTTCAGCCAACGGGCTGCGGTGTCGGCGATTTCCGGGTAAAGCACGATGTTGAAGGCAGCCTCCGGCAGCCTGGCCAAATCTTCCGGACTTGCACCGAGCGGGGCGACCACCCTGACATTCAGACCGTTTTCTTCCAGCAACACTTTGATCTCGCGGACATCGTCCCGGTTCCGGAAACCCAGGGACGTCGGGCCCAGAATGTTGCAGGTGTTGGCTGCAATGGTCTCAGGCCGCCGCCGATTGGACGCGCACGCCCGGACCAGCTGGTAGAAGGTTTCCGCTGCGCCCCAGGTTTCTTTCTTCTGGTAGGAGGGCAGTTCAAGCGGCACGACCGGGATATCGAGATCAAGTGTCTTGGCAAGGCCGCCCGGATCGTCCTGAAGGAGTTCTGCGGTACACGATGCCCCAACCAACAATGCACGCGGCTTGAACCGGTCGACCGCATCGTGGCAGGCCGTCTTGAAAATGTCGGCGGTTGACGCACCGAGATCGCGCGCCTGAAACGTTGTGTAGGTCACCGGAGGCCGACTGTCCCGCCGCTCGATCATCGTGAACAGGAGATCGGCATAGGTATCGCCCTGTGGCGCGTGCAGGACGTAATGCACATCCTTCATCGAGGCGGCGACCCGCATTGCGCCCACATGAGGCGGTCCTTCGTAGGTCCACATGCTCAGCTGCATGGCGCGCCCTCCTCAAATCCGAGACCGGATTTCAAAACGGACTGGCGCCGCAGCGGGCGCACGAACAGCTCTGCAAGATCGCCTGCCTGCTCGTAGCCCTGGATCGGCGTGAATGCGAATTCGATCGACCACTTGGTCAGACGGCCTTCCGCTTCGAATGGATTGGCAAGACCCATACCGCAGACAATTAGATCAGGATCGGCCTTCCGGGCGCGGTCAATCTGAAGATCAACATCCTGCCCTTCCGAAACAGCGGTGCCCGGCGGGAGCAGTCCAAGTTCGCCTGCTGCATGTTCCCGATGCAGATACGGGCTTCCGACCTCGATGATCTCCGCTCCCGTTTCGCTGTGGAGGAAACGGGCTAGCGAAGGCTCGAGCTGAGAATCGGGGAAGAAGAACATCCGTCGTCCTTCAAGCCACGGCAAAAAGGATTGGAGCGCGGCTTTGGCGCGCTTGCGCGGCGCGGCTGTTGCCGCTTCGAACCGGTCCTCCGGCACACCAAAAGTGTCGGCGATCGCCTTAAACCAGGCCGTTGTCCCCTGTTCACCGAGCGGGAAGATGGAATTAATGCGTTCAGCGCCGCGCGATTGCAGAGCTGCTGCTGCCGCACCCAGATATGGCTGGGCCAGAATGAACCGGGTTCCCGGGCCGATTGACGGCATTGCTGCGCTCGAACGGCCAGGCAGGAATTGAACACCCTCAATACCAAGGTCATCAAAAAGGCGCGTGAACTGATCCTCGACAACATCGGGAAGACATCCGGCGACAATCAATTTGGTTTCGTTCTGCGGACCTGAGGCTGGCGCTTCGTTCACAAGAGCTGTGAGGAAATTGTCTTCGCCCTGGGTGAAGGTCGTCTCGATCCCACTGCCCGAATAACAGAGTACACGGTGTTTGGGCGCGTGAACCCGGTTCAACCGCTCAGCGGCCTTGGACAAATCGAACTTGATAACTTCAGACGGGCACGAACCGACCAAGACCAGCATTTTAATGTCCGGCCGGCGCGCGAGCAGCTTGTCGACCACGCCATCGAGCTCGTCAT
This window of the Roseibium alexandrii DFL-11 genome carries:
- the bchB gene encoding ferredoxin:protochlorophyllide reductase (ATP-dependent) subunit B translates to MQLSMWTYEGPPHVGAMRVAASMKDVHYVLHAPQGDTYADLLFTMIERRDSRPPVTYTTFQARDLGASTADIFKTACHDAVDRFKPRALLVGASCTAELLQDDPGGLAKTLDLDIPVVPLELPSYQKKETWGAAETFYQLVRACASNRRRPETIAANTCNILGPTSLGFRNRDDVREIKVLLEENGLNVRVVAPLGASPEDLARLPEAAFNIVLYPEIADTAARWLKKAYGMPYLSTVPIGVSETRRFVAEARALAGLESVPSPSENKDRLTWYSRSIDSTYLTGKRVFIFGDATHAIAAARIAANELGFEVCGLGTYMREFARDVRAAAKDYGLEALITDDHLVVEDAIIEARPELVLGTQMERHIAKRLRVPCAVISSPVHVQDFPARYSPQMGFEGANVIFDSWVHPLMMGLEEHLLSMFRDDFEFNDGATASHLHAHSPAAASNQHTAPAGISVEDQITLPASATLWTDEAEKELKKIPFFVRGKARRNTESFATDNGIHPITVETLYDAKAHFAR
- a CDS encoding ferredoxin:protochlorophyllide reductase (ATP-dependent) subunit N, whose protein sequence is MNQAFSAGCATGPTIRERGQHEVFCGLTSIIWLHRKVQDAFFLIVGSRTCAHLMQSAAGVMIFSEPRFATAIMEERDLAGMADMHDELDGVVDKLLARRPDIKMLVLVGSCPSEVIKFDLSKAAERLNRVHAPKHRVLCYSGSGIETTFTQGEDNFLTALVNEAPASGPQNETKLIVAGCLPDVVEDQFTRLFDDLGIEGVQFLPGRSSAAMPSIGPGTRFILAQPYLGAAAAALQSRGAERINSIFPLGEQGTTAWFKAIADTFGVPEDRFEAATAAPRKRAKAALQSFLPWLEGRRMFFFPDSQLEPSLARFLHSETGAEIIEVGSPYLHREHAAGELGLLPPGTAVSEGQDVDLQIDRARKADPDLIVCGMGLANPFEAEGRLTKWSIEFAFTPIQGYEQAGDLAELFVRPLRRQSVLKSGLGFEEGAPCS
- the bchL gene encoding ferredoxin:protochlorophyllide reductase (ATP-dependent) iron-sulfur ATP-binding protein yields the protein MNIYTHPKTAAQEAKTAQKLRERADGDGSVQVHLDPTMEIDGAKVFAIYGKGGIGKSTTSSNLSVAFSKIGKRVLQIGCDPKHDSTFTLTKSLIPTVIDILEQVDFHTEELRPEDYMVEGFNGVQCIEAGGPPAGTGCGGYVVGQTVKLLKEHHLLDDTDVVIFDVLGDVVCGGFASPLQHAERAVVVAANDFDSIFAMNRIVAAIKAKAKNYEVRLGGVIANRSRETDQIDRYNDSVGLKRLAHVPDSDHVRLSRLKKSTLFEMGDSPEIAAIQNEYLQLAEQLWAGTEALQAEPMKDREIFEFLGFE
- the bchM gene encoding magnesium protoporphyrin IX methyltransferase, which encodes MTRASYTQRIGEIEHYFDRTALDAWKKLTGDQPVSGIRATVRQGREDMRSTLASWLPQDLTGWRILDAGCGSGVLSMELVARGADVVGIDLSAQMVSFARQRAAEQMSRLNGHPHGTVTFKSGDMLDPHLGQFDAVVAMDVLIHYAPEDAKKVLEQFAERTSKSLLFTLAPSSHLLKAMLMIGKAFPRADRAPAIYPANPERLVDQLVHQPHMAGWTSGRTHRISVGFYTSQAMEVIRP
- the puhC gene encoding photosynthetic complex assembly protein PuhC, which codes for MPSVSHLGYFSDRKGRRGKQFPRRILIGTALLLSFAVAAVVFGQTTGIGVVKHQTGAPVAIRDILITRDAADIVTVTDARSGVVVSAFEKDNGGFVRGSLRAFERMRMVAKVPATAPYRLIQWETGAVSLSDTAIGERIYLEAFGKDNAAAFAALLETREGARK
- the puhA gene encoding photosynthetic reaction center subunit H, which gives rise to MTGSIVGSIDVAQVVLYVFWVFFAGLIWYIRQEDRREGYPLEDDVTGRFNKDPWLFVPDKKTFVLPHGHGTVQVPDLKRDDRPLNAKRVSPAPGYPMEPEGNPLLAGVGPGSWAERADTPDLTAHGDARIVPMNEAEGFSIADGELDPIGLPVVGCDSSSAGTVKDVWVDRAEFLIRYYEVEIEGAEKTVLLPNNFVVIKRGRGNKPYLYVHAITSEQFADVPAHAKPGTVTLLEEDKIAAYFGAGLLYALKNRGEPLI
- a CDS encoding BCD family MFS transporter, with translation MFKSASDRMIGFWQTAGVNFMPFADAATKDVPLSRLLRLALFQVSAGCVLVLLTGTLNRVLIVELGVSVALVSAVVAIPVLAAPLRLFFGYRSDTYKSVLGWRRVPYLWFGTILQFGGLAFMPFALLLLESQSVGPAWAGTVLAGLAFLFAGFGLHMSQTAGLALATDLVPQDKRPRVVALLYVMLLAGMIAASIFYSIFLADFSPKRLIQVIQSTALLTLALNVISAWKQEARNPARTSHDRKVAGFFEALADYWCEPGTVRLLIAVAIGSAAFSMQDILLEPYGGEILGMTVGQTTLLTALWAAGTMAGFAWAAHSLNRGAHMYRIAARGLLIGIAAFSAIVFASPLETDMLFYGGAAGVGLGGGLFAVCTMLAAMSISKRADSGILVGAWGAVQATAIGVSLLLGGLIKNGVNILALDGLLGSAMNNEAAGYLAVYHIEIALLFICLAVLGPLAGHQYRQERGDDRRFGLAEIPG
- a CDS encoding magnesium chelatase subunit H, producing the protein MRKRTSPDNDLPIRVVFVTLDNHVAAAVDDARRALKKEMPGLTFTVHAATDWADNPDKLARCRDAIRAGDIIVVSMIFVEEHVKAIADVLEERHLECDAMVCCMSAGTIMKYTAMGRFRMNGEQKGPLALLKKLRGSSSNSGKESGKTAGERQMAMLRRLPKLLKYIPGTAQDVRNYFLTLQYRIAASDENIANMVRLLVGKYAAGERKPLRSAVTAKPPSDYPDMGLYHPRTEPRITIQKSDLATVKGASGTVGILLLRTYILSGDTGHYDGVISALEARGLNVVPVFCSGLDMRSAIETYMTDANGKPTVDALCSLTGFSLVGGPAYSDAAAAAETLQQLDVPYLSACVTEFQSREGWQASTQGLTPIETTLMVAIPELDGAVGSMVIGGRSGSDANGKSCICARQLGTCPSGRSCMRPDDERVSLLADRIAAMTKLRQTPRSDRKIAATLFNYPPNGGNIGTAAFLSVFESLLETMKRLKAEGYDVDVPADVQTLQDMILKGNSDRFGTEANVHATVSADDHVRQEKFLSEIETQWGPAPGRILSNGRGIHILGRQFGNLLIALQPSFGYEGDPMRLLFEGGFAPNHAFAAYYTYLRETFAADAVLHFGTHGALEFMPGKHTGLSGTCWPDRLLGALPNFYFYAANNPSEGSIAKRRSAATLVSYLTPSITEAGLYKGLNSLKASLDQYRSMAPEARGERERLLDVIRVQAEELDLTGKTAELSEDQFIQHLVAAITETEYALIPHGLHIAGRGMGTSERSEMLAKMALSVETDSGFVADPQLCQAIANRDRDALAAATEKLDEEAKSVVQKLAQIDQDLSDNRELDGLVQALDARFVPPAPSGDLLRTPDLLPTGRNIHGFDPFGIPSKFALEDGARQAALILERYLENDGKLPETVAIVLWGTDNLKTGGAPLAQAMALMGARPRLDFYNRVCGAELIPLEELNRPRIDAVMTLSGIFRDLLPIQASMLAEASYLAAIADEPVEQNFIRKHALAYCEANGCDLEDAAYRVFSNADGTYGSNVNMLISSSAWTDDEEIAETYTNRKSFAISRNGKTSKQTELLDSVLADVDMAYQNLESVEIGVTTIEHYFDTLGGLSKAVSKAKGGAELPVYISDQTQGEGKVRSIDEQVALETRTRTLNPKWYEGMLQHGYEGVRHIEANVTNTFGWSATTGGVEPWVYQKITETYVLDETMRRRLADLNPASAARVASRLMEAHERDYWQPDEETLEALRRAGEELEDRLEGLATEAAE
- the puhB gene encoding photosynthetic complex putative assembly protein PuhB, which codes for MKQFVAREHEMEPVPGLPERLPNGEKMLWQGRPSTRLLARHLLKNRWISGYFLILAAWAVFGGLYDGRPLAGIVFSVAVLTALAAILIGMLELFAWAVHKTTLYTITTQRVVIRFGVAFSMTLNLPFKQLAAISMADLPGGAGHVAIQVLPGHQISWLVQWPHVRGWRFANVEPSLICLTDARKVADLLALAISQNAAVTSGHSRLAHNDTVPQGAVSASVEAAE